A genomic segment from Ramlibacter agri encodes:
- a CDS encoding nuclear transport factor 2 family protein, with product MNLPAIERLVDSHLAAYCDADAARRASAIRAAWNADGSLVDPPLAARGHQGISDQAATLLSQFPQHRFERSTAVDAHHDFLRYGWRLVNADGAAVLEGVDVAELDVDGKLLRVVGFFGAQPAAV from the coding sequence ATGAACCTTCCCGCCATCGAACGCCTGGTCGACAGCCACCTGGCCGCCTATTGCGACGCCGACGCCGCCCGCCGCGCCAGCGCCATCCGCGCCGCCTGGAACGCCGACGGCAGCCTGGTCGACCCGCCGCTGGCCGCCCGCGGCCACCAGGGCATCTCGGACCAGGCCGCGACCTTGCTGTCGCAGTTTCCGCAGCACCGCTTCGAGCGCAGCACCGCGGTGGATGCGCACCACGACTTCCTGCGCTATGGCTGGCGGCTGGTGAACGCCGATGGCGCGGCGGTGCTGGAGGGCGTCGACGTCGCGGAGCTGGACGTCGATGGCAAGCTCCTGCGTGTCGTCGGCTTCTTCGGCGCGCAGCCGGCGGCCGTCTAG
- a CDS encoding ABC transporter permease translates to MQALLELLANQALWIAVLRIATPLIFGTLGVLLCERAGVLNLGIEGIMVAGAFTGWLAVYAGWPLWAGVAVAAGTGAVFGALHAFLTVGLALSQHVSGIGITLLATSLSSYAYRVSFPKVNTPPTVKPFAPMEGLGIPILSAQTPLTLLALLLVPVVAWLLYRTPAGLALRMVGENPQAAESQGVSVLAARSGAVIAGSALMGVAGAFLTLSAFDAFFFNMVNGRGWICVALVVFASWRPGKALAGALLFAFFDALQLRLQQSGAAVLPYQVYLMLPYALSILALVLVARRAAYPQALMKPYRKGER, encoded by the coding sequence ATGCAGGCCCTGCTGGAGCTGCTGGCCAACCAGGCGCTGTGGATCGCGGTGCTGCGCATCGCCACGCCCCTGATCTTCGGCACCTTGGGCGTGCTGCTGTGCGAGCGCGCCGGCGTGCTGAACCTGGGCATCGAAGGCATCATGGTCGCGGGCGCCTTCACCGGCTGGCTGGCGGTGTACGCGGGCTGGCCCTTGTGGGCCGGCGTGGCGGTGGCGGCCGGCACCGGCGCGGTGTTCGGCGCCTTGCACGCATTCCTGACCGTGGGGCTGGCGCTGTCACAGCACGTGTCGGGGATCGGCATCACGCTGCTGGCGACCTCGCTCAGCTCCTACGCGTATCGCGTGAGCTTTCCCAAGGTGAACACGCCGCCGACGGTGAAGCCCTTCGCGCCGATGGAGGGACTCGGCATCCCCATCCTGTCGGCGCAGACGCCGCTGACCTTGCTGGCCCTGCTGCTCGTGCCGGTGGTCGCGTGGCTGCTCTATCGCACGCCCGCCGGCCTGGCCCTGCGCATGGTGGGCGAGAACCCGCAGGCCGCGGAGAGCCAGGGCGTGTCGGTGCTGGCGGCGCGCAGCGGCGCGGTGATCGCGGGCTCGGCCTTGATGGGCGTGGCCGGCGCCTTCCTGACCTTGTCGGCCTTCGACGCCTTCTTCTTCAACATGGTCAACGGGCGTGGCTGGATCTGCGTGGCGCTGGTGGTGTTCGCCAGCTGGCGCCCCGGCAAGGCCTTGGCCGGGGCGCTGCTGTTCGCCTTCTTCGACGCATTGCAACTGCGGCTGCAGCAGTCCGGCGCGGCGGTGCTCCCGTACCAGGTGTACCTGATGCTGCCGTATGCCTTGTCGATCCTGGCGCTGGTGCTCGTTGCGCGGCGGGCGGCCTATCCGCAGGCCTTGATGAAGCCGTATCGCAAGGGCGAGCGCTAG
- a CDS encoding URC4/urg3 family protein, with protein sequence MTAPWESDAAQQAAEQLRTTPVIRDRCKQLLQRVRAGESKWFVLDEGFLDTAAREVADSTRQRYPKLHVPFHSRWRHFEAGGVDRKAQLDRLLAPLPPVERAHALIDLAFVSVLLDGGAGPDWKYVEPATGQTFTRSEGLGVASFHAFTSGLFSSNKARPLQADADGLRGLVTDHLASAFQVSEANPLVGLESRAVLLRRLGEAMADQPEIFGDEEVRPAGIFDVIISPLGPAVPPTADVAAHDILSQVLASCSGIWPSGNSIGNIPLGDCWRHAAVRGDGLSDGWVPFHKLSQWLTYSLLEPFAWAGVQVRGVEALTALPEYRNGGLVLDSGLLRLRDEAAAGELWQPGDEIIVEWRALTVALMDEVARAARKQLHLDEQRFPLACVLEGGSWAAGRALAQQRRGGLPPLQVASDGTVF encoded by the coding sequence ATGACCGCTCCCTGGGAATCGGATGCGGCGCAGCAGGCGGCCGAGCAACTACGCACCACGCCCGTCATCCGCGACCGCTGCAAGCAGCTGCTGCAGCGCGTGCGCGCCGGCGAGAGCAAGTGGTTCGTCCTGGACGAAGGCTTCCTGGACACCGCGGCACGCGAGGTTGCGGACAGCACGCGGCAACGCTATCCCAAGCTGCACGTGCCCTTCCACAGCCGCTGGCGCCACTTCGAAGCGGGCGGCGTCGACCGCAAGGCGCAGCTCGATCGCCTGCTGGCGCCCTTGCCTCCGGTGGAGCGCGCCCACGCGCTGATCGACCTCGCCTTCGTCAGCGTGCTGCTCGATGGCGGCGCTGGCCCCGACTGGAAATACGTCGAGCCGGCCACGGGCCAGACCTTCACCCGCTCCGAAGGCCTGGGCGTCGCCAGCTTCCATGCCTTCACCAGCGGCCTGTTCTCCAGCAACAAGGCCCGGCCGCTGCAAGCCGATGCCGACGGCCTGCGCGGGCTGGTTACCGACCACCTCGCCAGCGCCTTCCAGGTCAGCGAGGCCAACCCGCTGGTGGGCCTGGAAAGCCGTGCCGTGCTGCTGCGCCGCCTGGGCGAGGCGATGGCCGACCAGCCGGAGATCTTCGGCGACGAGGAAGTGCGGCCTGCCGGCATCTTCGACGTCATCATCTCGCCGCTGGGCCCGGCCGTGCCGCCGACGGCGGACGTCGCGGCGCACGACATCCTGTCGCAGGTCCTTGCCAGCTGCTCCGGCATCTGGCCTTCGGGCAACTCCATCGGCAACATCCCGCTGGGCGATTGCTGGCGGCATGCGGCCGTGCGCGGCGACGGCCTCAGCGACGGCTGGGTGCCCTTCCACAAGCTGTCGCAGTGGCTCACCTATTCGCTGCTGGAGCCCTTTGCCTGGGCCGGCGTGCAGGTGCGCGGCGTCGAGGCGCTGACGGCCCTGCCCGAATACCGCAACGGCGGGCTGGTGCTCGACTCCGGCTTGCTGCGCCTGCGCGACGAAGCGGCCGCCGGCGAGCTGTGGCAGCCCGGCGACGAGATCATCGTCGAATGGCGGGCCCTGACCGTGGCGCTGATGGACGAGGTCGCGCGCGCGGCGCGCAAGCAATTGCACCTCGACGAACAGCGCTTCCCGCTGGCCTGCGTGCTGGAAGGCGGCAGCTGGGCCGCCGGCCGGGCGCTGGCGCAGCAGCGGCGCGGCGGCCTGCCGCCGCTGCAGGTGGCCAGCGATGGCACCGTCTTCTAG
- a CDS encoding ABC transporter ATP-binding protein, whose translation MEVAAAPVLRMERIAKRFGPVLANDGISLQLAAGEVLGLLGENGAGKSTLVSILFGHYTPDAGRIEVFGRELPLGQPRAALAAGIGMAHQHFTLADNLTVLENVVLGTEPFWRPFTRRAEARAKLLAVAQRFGLAVAPDAMVGALSVGERQRVEILKALYRGARILILDEPTAVLTPQESEALFRTLADMVAQGLSIIFITHKLAEVMRVALRVVVLRAGRVVAEAKTTDTQPAELARWMVGQDVALPQARPSTVAARPVVCGLENVGTGAGRERLVDASLQLRAGEITAIAGVSGNGQLALAELLCGMRPAVSGSVTLGGSPLAADPAWLVRKGVARIPEDRHGTGVVGDLPVWENAVAERLRSRAFRRGPLVRRAAARAHALAIERAFDVRGGGLDVPARALSGGNMQKLILGRALLSPEGGAPRLIVAHQPTWGLDVGAVAYVQQQLLAARDAGAAVLLISDDLDEVLALGDRIAVMHAGNLTPALPASGWTREQIGLAMAGAR comes from the coding sequence ATGGAAGTAGCCGCAGCCCCGGTGCTGCGGATGGAGCGCATCGCGAAGCGCTTCGGCCCGGTGCTGGCCAACGACGGCATCTCGCTGCAGCTGGCCGCCGGCGAGGTGCTGGGCCTGCTGGGCGAGAACGGCGCCGGCAAATCCACCCTGGTCTCCATCCTGTTCGGGCACTACACGCCCGACGCAGGACGCATCGAGGTGTTCGGCCGCGAGCTGCCGCTGGGGCAGCCGCGCGCCGCGCTGGCCGCGGGCATCGGCATGGCGCACCAGCATTTCACGCTGGCCGACAACCTGACGGTGCTCGAGAACGTGGTGCTGGGCACCGAACCCTTCTGGCGTCCTTTCACACGACGCGCCGAGGCGCGTGCGAAGCTGCTCGCCGTGGCGCAACGTTTCGGGCTGGCGGTGGCGCCGGATGCGATGGTGGGCGCCCTGTCGGTGGGCGAACGCCAGCGCGTCGAGATCCTCAAGGCCCTGTATCGCGGTGCGCGCATCCTGATCCTGGACGAGCCGACGGCGGTGCTGACGCCACAGGAAAGCGAGGCACTGTTCCGCACCCTGGCCGACATGGTGGCGCAAGGCCTGTCCATCATCTTCATCACGCACAAGCTGGCCGAAGTGATGCGGGTGGCGCTGCGTGTCGTGGTGCTGCGCGCCGGGCGCGTGGTGGCCGAGGCGAAGACGACGGACACGCAGCCGGCCGAACTGGCGCGCTGGATGGTGGGCCAGGACGTGGCATTGCCACAGGCGCGGCCTTCCACGGTGGCTGCGCGGCCGGTGGTGTGTGGGCTGGAGAACGTGGGTACCGGCGCGGGACGCGAGCGCCTGGTGGATGCGTCGCTGCAACTGCGCGCGGGCGAGATCACGGCGATCGCGGGTGTCTCCGGCAATGGGCAGCTCGCGTTGGCCGAACTGCTTTGTGGCATGCGTCCGGCCGTGTCGGGAAGCGTCACCTTGGGCGGTTCGCCGCTGGCAGCCGACCCGGCGTGGCTGGTGCGCAAGGGCGTGGCGCGCATCCCGGAAGACCGCCATGGCACCGGCGTCGTCGGCGACTTGCCGGTGTGGGAGAACGCGGTGGCGGAGCGCCTGCGCAGCCGCGCGTTCCGCCGCGGACCGCTGGTGCGGCGCGCAGCTGCGCGGGCCCATGCCCTGGCGATCGAACGCGCCTTCGATGTGCGCGGCGGCGGGCTGGACGTGCCCGCGCGCGCCCTCTCAGGCGGCAACATGCAGAAGCTGATCCTCGGCCGCGCGCTGCTGTCGCCCGAAGGCGGCGCGCCGCGGCTGATCGTCGCGCACCAGCCGACCTGGGGTCTCGACGTCGGCGCCGTCGCCTACGTGCAGCAGCAATTGCTGGCCGCGCGCGACGCCGGCGCCGCCGTGCTGCTGATCTCCGACGACCTCGACGAGGTGCTGGCGCTGGGCGACCGCATCGCAGTGATGCACGCAGGCAATCTCACGCCGGCCCTGCCGGCCAGCGGCTGGACCCGCGAACAGATCGGCCTCGCCATGGCAGGAGCCAGATGA
- a CDS encoding amidohydrolase family protein has product MLDLLLTNASLPDGRTGMSVAVQGGKIAELAPGLHAPALETIDAGGQLLAPPFCDPHFHMDATLSYGLPRVNESGTLLEGIALWGELKPLLKAEDLVARALAYCDWAVARGLLAIRSHVDTSDPSLLPVEAMLEVKKRVAPYLDLQLVAFPQDGVLRTKGGVQSLLRALDLGVDVVGGIPHFERTMAQGADSVKLLCEIAAERGKLVDMHCDETDDPQSRHIETLAFEAQRLGLQGRVNGSHCTSMHSMDNYYVSKLIPLIAESGVSVIANPLINITLQGRHDSYPKRRGMTRVPELLAAGVNVAFGHDCVMDPWYGMGSADMLEVAHMGLHVAQMTSQKGIHACFAAVTVNAAKVMHLQGYGLAPGCDASFVLLQARDVVEAIRLRANRLKVWRKGKLLAQTAEVVAQLHVEGRPAGTRFTRP; this is encoded by the coding sequence ATGCTCGACCTGCTCCTCACCAACGCCAGCCTGCCCGATGGCCGCACGGGCATGTCCGTCGCAGTGCAAGGCGGCAAGATCGCGGAGCTCGCGCCTGGCCTGCATGCTCCCGCGCTGGAGACCATCGATGCCGGCGGCCAGCTGCTGGCACCGCCCTTCTGCGACCCGCACTTCCACATGGACGCGACGCTCAGCTACGGCCTGCCGCGGGTCAACGAGAGCGGCACCTTGCTGGAAGGCATCGCGCTGTGGGGCGAGCTGAAGCCGCTGCTGAAAGCGGAGGACCTGGTCGCGCGCGCACTGGCCTACTGCGACTGGGCGGTCGCGCGCGGCCTGCTGGCGATCCGCAGCCACGTGGACACCAGCGACCCGAGCCTGCTGCCGGTGGAAGCGATGCTGGAGGTGAAGAAGCGCGTCGCGCCCTACCTCGACCTGCAGCTGGTGGCCTTCCCGCAGGACGGCGTGCTGCGCACCAAGGGCGGCGTGCAGAGCCTGCTGCGCGCGCTGGACCTGGGCGTGGACGTCGTCGGCGGCATCCCGCACTTCGAGCGCACCATGGCGCAGGGCGCGGACAGCGTGAAGCTCCTGTGCGAGATCGCCGCGGAGCGCGGCAAGCTGGTCGACATGCATTGCGACGAGACGGACGACCCGCAATCGCGCCACATCGAGACCCTGGCCTTCGAGGCGCAGCGCCTGGGCCTGCAGGGCCGCGTGAACGGCAGCCACTGCACCTCCATGCACAGCATGGACAACTACTACGTCAGCAAGCTGATTCCGTTGATCGCCGAGAGCGGCGTCAGCGTCATCGCCAACCCGCTGATCAACATCACCTTGCAGGGTCGGCACGACAGCTACCCCAAGCGGCGCGGCATGACGCGCGTGCCGGAGCTGCTGGCCGCCGGCGTCAACGTCGCCTTCGGGCACGACTGCGTGATGGATCCCTGGTACGGCATGGGCAGCGCCGACATGCTGGAGGTGGCGCACATGGGCCTGCACGTGGCGCAGATGACCAGCCAGAAGGGCATCCACGCCTGCTTCGCCGCGGTGACGGTGAATGCAGCGAAGGTGATGCACCTGCAGGGCTACGGCCTCGCGCCGGGCTGCGATGCGAGCTTCGTGCTGCTGCAGGCCCGCGACGTGGTCGAGGCGATCCGGCTGCGGGCGAATCGCCTGAAGGTGTGGCGCAAGGGCAAGCTGCTGGCGCAGACGGCGGAGGTGGTGGCGCAGTTGCATGTCGAAGGACGTCCCGCAGGCACGCGCTTCACGCGGCCGTGA
- a CDS encoding 5'-methylthioadenosine/S-adenosylhomocysteine nucleosidase has protein sequence MRKLLRCLLAGGLALATLLASAAPALDETPRIAVISAFQPELSLLLSKVQQPQKFSANGVEFTTGTLQGKPVVLFLSGISMTNAAMTTQLALDRFKVTHIVVSGIAGGVNPGLHIGDVTAAQRWGQYLEVIAAREVAPGRYLVPGWAKDATVPNFGMFFPQKVEVRSTGRSEAEHKFWFDADPGLLAIAGRMKDVPLGRCDTEQKCLGHQPQLVVGGNGVSGQAFVDNASLREYAFKTFEANVLDMETAAMAQVAYANGVPFIAFRSLSDLAGGGEGENEIGTFFKIAADNSANVLLAFLAAWK, from the coding sequence ATGCGCAAGCTGCTCCGCTGCCTGCTCGCGGGCGGGCTCGCCCTGGCAACCCTCCTCGCTTCCGCGGCGCCCGCCCTGGACGAGACCCCGCGCATCGCGGTGATCTCCGCCTTCCAGCCCGAGCTGTCGCTGCTGCTGTCGAAGGTGCAGCAGCCGCAGAAGTTCAGCGCCAACGGCGTGGAGTTCACCACCGGCACCTTGCAGGGCAAGCCGGTGGTGCTGTTCCTGAGCGGCATCAGCATGACCAATGCCGCGATGACCACCCAGCTCGCGCTGGACCGCTTCAAGGTGACGCACATCGTGGTCAGCGGCATCGCGGGCGGCGTCAACCCGGGCCTGCACATCGGCGACGTCACGGCGGCGCAGCGCTGGGGCCAGTACCTGGAAGTGATCGCGGCGCGCGAAGTCGCGCCGGGCCGCTACCTGGTGCCGGGCTGGGCGAAGGATGCGACCGTTCCCAACTTCGGCATGTTCTTCCCGCAGAAGGTGGAGGTGCGCTCCACCGGGCGCAGCGAGGCCGAGCACAAGTTCTGGTTCGACGCCGATCCGGGCCTGCTGGCCATCGCCGGCCGGATGAAGGACGTGCCGCTGGGCCGCTGCGACACGGAGCAGAAATGCCTGGGGCACCAGCCGCAGCTGGTGGTGGGCGGCAACGGCGTGTCGGGCCAGGCCTTCGTCGACAACGCTTCGTTGCGCGAATACGCCTTCAAGACGTTCGAGGCCAACGTGCTGGACATGGAGACGGCGGCGATGGCGCAGGTGGCCTATGCCAACGGCGTGCCCTTCATCGCCTTCCGTTCGCTGTCGGACCTGGCCGGTGGCGGCGAAGGCGAGAACGAGATCGGCACCTTTTTCAAGATCGCCGCGGACAACTCGGCCAACGTGCTGCTGGCCTTCCTCGCCGCATGGAAGTAG
- a CDS encoding GTP cyclohydrolase II: MPSEVSAPRHIRLTSHSGSHGALPIHWGAATPAERGPVVGTTTKRSHRNVIGTHSGSYSVYRALAVAAGALARDHKADLTNTSPTDAIGPYPQWADPGKIVSLDPWGATVAEVFAGDIKAGYDIRPTIAVTKAHVILPEVIEALQKGRLKADGKFLTEGGAAMVTKAAIEPVWYLPGVARRFGCTEADLRRVLFEETGGMYPELVTRSDLEVFLPPIGGQTVYIFGNPQDLANPEVELTARVHDECNGSDVFGSDICTCRPYLTHAIEECIQGAQRGGVGLVAYSRKEGRALGEVTKFLVYNARKRQVGGDTADKYFARTECVAGVQDMRFQELMPDVLHWLGVKKIHRLVSMSNMKYDAITGSGIEVGERIDIPDSLIPADARVEMDAKKAAGYFTPGTVPDAEALKNTKGRAL, encoded by the coding sequence ATGCCATCCGAAGTCTCGGCACCGCGCCACATCCGCCTGACGTCCCACTCGGGCAGCCACGGAGCGCTTCCCATCCACTGGGGGGCGGCGACGCCCGCAGAAAGGGGGCCGGTGGTCGGCACCACGACGAAGCGCAGCCATCGCAACGTCATCGGCACCCACAGCGGCTCGTACAGCGTCTACCGGGCGTTGGCAGTGGCAGCCGGTGCCCTGGCCCGCGACCACAAGGCCGACCTCACCAACACCTCTCCCACCGACGCCATCGGCCCCTACCCGCAGTGGGCCGACCCCGGCAAGATCGTCAGCCTCGACCCCTGGGGCGCGACGGTGGCTGAAGTTTTCGCCGGCGACATCAAGGCCGGCTACGACATCCGCCCGACCATCGCCGTCACCAAGGCGCACGTGATCCTGCCCGAGGTGATCGAAGCCCTGCAGAAGGGCCGGCTCAAGGCCGACGGCAAGTTCCTCACCGAAGGCGGCGCCGCCATGGTGACCAAGGCCGCCATCGAGCCCGTGTGGTACCTGCCCGGCGTGGCCCGGCGCTTCGGCTGCACGGAGGCGGACCTGCGCCGCGTGCTGTTCGAGGAAACCGGCGGCATGTACCCCGAGCTCGTCACGCGCAGCGACCTCGAAGTCTTCCTGCCCCCGATCGGCGGCCAGACCGTCTACATCTTCGGCAACCCGCAAGACCTGGCCAACCCCGAGGTGGAGCTCACCGCGCGGGTGCACGACGAGTGCAACGGCTCGGACGTGTTCGGCTCCGACATCTGCACCTGCCGCCCCTACCTGACGCACGCCATCGAGGAGTGCATCCAGGGCGCGCAACGCGGCGGCGTCGGCCTGGTTGCGTATTCGCGCAAGGAGGGCCGCGCGCTCGGCGAGGTGACCAAGTTCCTCGTCTACAACGCGCGCAAGCGCCAGGTGGGCGGCGACACCGCCGACAAGTACTTCGCCCGCACCGAATGCGTGGCGGGCGTGCAGGACATGCGCTTCCAGGAGCTCATGCCCGACGTGCTGCACTGGCTGGGCGTCAAGAAGATCCACCGGCTGGTCTCCATGAGCAACATGAAGTACGACGCCATCACCGGCAGCGGCATCGAGGTCGGCGAGCGCATCGACATCCCCGACTCGCTGATCCCCGCCGATGCCCGCGTGGAGATGGACGCCAAGAAGGCGGCCGGCTATTTCACCCCCGGCACGGTGCCCGACGCCGAAGCCCTGAAGAACACCAAGGGACGCGCGCTATGA
- a CDS encoding BMP family protein, with translation MALAAAALAAAAPGFSHAQAKTKVAAVYTVPFEQQWVSRIHKALKAAEARGEIEYKASENVANADYERVLREYATAGNQLIVGESFAVEAAARKVAKDFPKTAFLMGSSGKPQAPNFSVFDNYIQEPAYLTGMIAGGMTKSNRIGMVGGFPIPEVNRLMHAFMAGAKETNPKVEFTVTFINSWFDPPKAKEAAFAMIDQGADLLYAERFGVSDAAKERSKLAVGNVINTQDKYPDTVVASALWNMEPTIDLALKKVKDGKFTAEDYGQYSMMKHKGSELAPLGSFEKKVPPEVVAKVKAREQAIRDGKFTVPVNDSQPKSSAK, from the coding sequence ATGGCGCTGGCCGCGGCCGCCCTGGCCGCTGCCGCACCGGGCTTCAGCCACGCCCAGGCGAAGACCAAGGTCGCCGCCGTCTACACCGTCCCCTTCGAGCAGCAGTGGGTGAGCCGCATCCACAAGGCGCTGAAGGCGGCGGAGGCGCGCGGCGAGATCGAGTACAAGGCCAGCGAGAACGTGGCCAACGCCGACTACGAGCGGGTGCTGCGCGAGTACGCCACCGCCGGCAACCAGCTGATCGTCGGCGAGTCCTTCGCCGTCGAAGCCGCGGCGCGCAAGGTGGCCAAGGACTTCCCCAAGACCGCCTTCCTCATGGGCAGCTCGGGCAAGCCGCAGGCGCCCAACTTCAGCGTGTTCGACAACTACATCCAGGAGCCGGCCTACCTCACGGGCATGATCGCCGGCGGCATGACCAAGTCGAACCGGATCGGCATGGTCGGCGGCTTCCCCATTCCCGAGGTCAACCGCCTGATGCACGCGTTCATGGCCGGCGCGAAGGAAACCAACCCCAAGGTGGAATTCACCGTCACCTTCATCAACAGCTGGTTCGATCCGCCCAAGGCCAAGGAAGCGGCCTTCGCCATGATCGACCAGGGCGCGGACCTGCTGTATGCCGAGCGCTTCGGCGTGTCGGACGCCGCCAAGGAGCGCAGCAAGCTCGCCGTCGGCAACGTGATCAACACGCAGGACAAGTACCCCGACACCGTCGTCGCCTCGGCCCTGTGGAACATGGAGCCGACCATCGACCTGGCGCTGAAGAAGGTGAAGGACGGCAAGTTCACCGCCGAAGACTATGGCCAGTACTCGATGATGAAGCACAAGGGCAGCGAACTGGCTCCGCTGGGCAGCTTCGAGAAGAAGGTGCCGCCGGAGGTCGTCGCCAAGGTCAAGGCCAGGGAACAGGCCATCCGCGACGGCAAGTTCACCGTGCCGGTGAACGACAGCCAGCCCAAGTCCTCGGCGAAGTAA
- the upp gene encoding uracil phosphoribosyltransferase, with product MHSSNVHVIDHPLVQHKLSLMRNKEASTNSFRRLLNELSMLMAYEVTRDVPMQEIDMETPLEKTRVKVIDGKKLVFVSILRAGTGILDGMLSVVPGARVGHIGLYRDPKTLTAVEYYFKMPQNMEERDIIVVDPMLATGNSAIAAVERLKELGPKSIKFVCLLTCPEGVANLQKAHPDVPIYTAAIDRELNDHGYILPGLGDAGDRMFGTK from the coding sequence ATGCACAGCTCCAACGTCCACGTCATCGACCATCCCCTGGTGCAGCACAAGCTCTCGCTGATGCGCAACAAGGAGGCCAGCACCAACAGCTTCCGGCGCCTGCTGAACGAGCTGTCGATGCTGATGGCCTACGAGGTGACGCGCGACGTGCCGATGCAGGAAATCGACATGGAGACGCCGCTGGAGAAGACGCGCGTCAAGGTGATCGATGGCAAGAAGCTGGTGTTCGTCTCCATCCTGCGCGCCGGCACCGGCATCCTGGACGGCATGCTGAGCGTGGTGCCCGGCGCGCGCGTGGGCCACATCGGCCTGTACCGCGACCCCAAGACGCTGACGGCGGTGGAGTACTACTTCAAGATGCCGCAGAACATGGAGGAGCGCGACATCATCGTCGTCGACCCCATGCTCGCCACCGGCAACAGCGCCATCGCCGCCGTGGAGCGGCTGAAGGAGCTGGGCCCCAAGTCGATCAAGTTCGTCTGCCTGCTCACCTGCCCCGAGGGCGTGGCGAACCTGCAGAAGGCCCACCCCGACGTGCCGATCTACACCGCCGCCATCGACCGCGAACTCAACGACCACGGCTACATCCTGCCAGGCCTGGGCGACGCGGGCGACCGGATGTTCGGGACCAAGTAG
- a CDS encoding nuclear transport factor 2 family protein, producing the protein MTPADLVNEYLRLHMLPDPQGAAAFVAPDIRIRFTGNRPMGHPADATAFNAKRYAWVKKKIERTEVVAGASEDEAIVYSLGTLYGAWPDGTAFEGNRYVDRYVVKNGRIVQMDVWNDSAEWLLVRAGLADADGAPV; encoded by the coding sequence ATGACCCCTGCCGACCTCGTCAATGAATACCTCCGCCTCCACATGCTGCCGGATCCGCAGGGCGCGGCGGCCTTCGTGGCGCCGGACATCCGCATCCGCTTCACCGGCAACCGGCCCATGGGCCACCCGGCGGACGCCACGGCCTTCAACGCCAAGCGCTATGCCTGGGTCAAGAAGAAGATCGAGCGCACCGAAGTGGTGGCCGGCGCCAGCGAAGACGAAGCCATCGTCTACAGCCTGGGCACGCTGTACGGCGCCTGGCCGGACGGCACGGCGTTCGAAGGCAACCGCTACGTCGACCGCTACGTGGTGAAGAACGGCCGGATCGTGCAGATGGACGTCTGGAACGACAGCGCCGAATGGCTGCTGGTGCGCGCCGGCCTGGCCGACGCCGACGGAGCGCCGGTGTGA
- a CDS encoding ABC transporter permease, which produces MRLEKRPAISPLALTLAPIGAIAFTLLVSSLLVLWAGAPVAPTWAALVKGGFGSLFAWTETLTRATPLILTGLAAAVAFRARLFNIGAEGQLYAGALAAVAVGGLHGGTGFDLPSALLLPLMFLAAALAGALLLLGPALLKARLGVDEVVTTLLLNFIVLLAVSALLDGPMKDPGAMGWPQSVALQQGLELSKLVQGTRVHSGLLLACGLAVLLWAVFKYTVFGFDLRALGANPRAAAFAGVPPLRTLAGVAIVSGGLAGLAGAIEVAGRTGYVTLDMSPGYGYSGIVIAMLAGLHPLALLAAAVFVAGVLVGADSMSRVIGVPTYIADVIVSASLIAVLVATLLAQYRLRWR; this is translated from the coding sequence ATGCGCCTCGAAAAGCGTCCGGCCATCTCCCCCCTTGCACTCACCCTTGCTCCCATCGGCGCCATCGCCTTCACCCTCCTCGTCAGCTCCCTCCTCGTCCTCTGGGCCGGCGCACCCGTCGCGCCGACGTGGGCGGCGCTCGTGAAAGGCGGCTTCGGCTCGCTCTTCGCCTGGACCGAAACGCTGACGCGCGCCACGCCCCTGATCCTTACCGGCCTGGCCGCAGCCGTTGCCTTCAGGGCCCGCCTGTTCAACATCGGCGCCGAAGGCCAGCTCTATGCCGGCGCGCTCGCCGCAGTCGCCGTGGGCGGGCTGCATGGCGGTACCGGCTTCGACCTGCCATCCGCCCTGCTTCTTCCCTTGATGTTCCTCGCCGCGGCGCTGGCCGGCGCCCTGCTCCTGCTCGGGCCCGCGCTGCTGAAGGCACGGCTCGGCGTCGACGAGGTGGTCACGACCCTGCTGCTCAATTTCATCGTGCTGCTGGCCGTGTCCGCGCTGCTGGATGGACCGATGAAGGATCCCGGCGCCATGGGCTGGCCGCAAAGCGTCGCGCTGCAGCAAGGGCTGGAGCTATCGAAGCTGGTGCAAGGCACGCGGGTGCACAGCGGGCTGCTGCTCGCTTGCGGGCTGGCCGTGCTGCTGTGGGCCGTGTTCAAGTACACCGTGTTCGGCTTCGACCTGCGCGCGCTCGGGGCGAACCCGCGCGCCGCCGCCTTCGCTGGCGTGCCGCCGCTGCGCACCCTGGCCGGCGTCGCCATCGTCTCCGGCGGACTCGCCGGGCTGGCGGGCGCCATCGAGGTGGCCGGGCGCACCGGCTATGTGACGCTCGACATGTCGCCCGGCTACGGCTACAGCGGCATCGTCATCGCGATGCTGGCGGGCCTGCATCCACTGGCGCTGCTGGCGGCCGCGGTGTTCGTGGCCGGCGTGCTGGTGGGCGCGGACAGCATGAGCCGCGTGATCGGCGTGCCGACCTATATCGCCGACGTCATCGTCTCGGCCTCGCTGATCGCGGTGCTGGTGGCGACGCTGCTCGCGCAATATCGCTTGCGGTGGCGCTGA